The following DNA comes from Micromonospora chokoriensis.
AACGGGCGGCCGGAGCTCAAGGACGTCTCCCGCGTCTGGCACACCTCGTACCTGTCGGACGAGCCCGGAGCGGCGATCGCCCAACACGTCCGGGACAACGTGAAGGGCTCGGTGTACGCCATCGGCCCGGACTACCAGGGCGGCTGGGACGAGCTGCGCGGGTTCACCGACGCGTTCGGGAAGATCGGCGGGAAGCTCGCGAACGCCGACGGCAAGACGACCTTCACCCCGTTCCCGGCGACCACCAACTTCACGCCGTACTTCGCCCGCATCAAGGCCTCCGGCGCGTCGGCCGTCTTCACGTTCTACGCCGGCAGCGCCGCCGTCGACTTCGTCAAGCAGTACGCGCAGTCCGAGATCAAGGACATCCCGCTGTACGCGGCCGGGTTCCTCACCGAGGGCGGTGTGCTCAACGCGCAGGGCGACGCGGCCCGGGGCATCTACTCGGTGCTCAACTACTCTCCCGACCTCGACAACGCCGAGAACCGCGCCTTCGTGGCGGCGTGGAAGTCCAAGCACGACGGTTCACCGACGACCTACGCGCTCGCCTCGTACGACGCGGCGGCGGTGCTGGACCGGGCGATCGGCGCCGCCGGGAACGACCCGACGCCGGAGGCCATCAACACGGCCATCGGCCAGCTCGGCCAGATCGCCAGCCCGCGCGGCACCTGGCAGTTCTCCACCAGCACACACTCCCCTGTGCAGAAGTGGTATCTGCGGCAGGTCCGCCAGGACGGCCGGGCGCTGTCCAACACCGTCGTGGGTGACCTCGCGACCGTCGGCCGGTGATGGCGGTGGCGGCCGGCACGAACCGGATCGACCCGTACCTGATACCGGCGCTGGACGGAGTCGCCTACGGGCTGCTCGTGTTCGTCGCCGCGTCGGGCCTGGTCTTCTGCTTCGGCGTCGCCAACATCCTCAACCTGGCGCACGGCATGCTCTACGCGATCGGCGGTTACACCGCCGCGGCGCTGCTCGACGGCGGCTGGGCGAGTCTGTCGTTGGCGCTGGGGGTCGGCGTGCTGGCCGCCGCCGCGGCGGGGGTGCTCCTGGCCGGGCTGCTCACCCCGGTGGCCACCGGTGACCACCTGGGTCAGGCACTGCTGACGTTCGGCGTGGCGTTGGCCGGCGGCAGCCTGCTCGTCGCCGGCTTCGGCCCCGACGATCCACAGGTCCGGGTGCCCGCCGCCCTGGAGGGCTCGGTGGTGGTCGCCGGTCACCGCTACGCCGCGTACCGGCTGGTCTTCATCGTCGTCGCCGCGGTGATCGCCGTCGCGCTCTACCTGATGGTGCGACGGACCAGGGCCGGGATGCTGGTCCGCGCGGCCGTCGACGACGCGGAGATGGTCGCCTGTCTGGGGGTGAGCCCGGCGCGGATCCGCGCCGGCGTGCTCGCCGCCGCCGGCGCGCTGGCCGGCGCGGCCGGGGTTCTGGGCGCGCCCATCATCGGCCCCGGCACGGACACCGCGGACACCGTGCTGCTGTTGTCCCTGGTCGTCGTCGTTCTCGGTGGCCTCGGCTCCATGGGAGGCACCCTGCTGGCCGCGCTGGCGATCGGCGAGATCCAGACGCTGGGGGTGGCCCTGTTGCCGTCCGCCGCGCCGTTCCTGCTGTTCGCCGCCATGGCCGCGGTGCTGGCCGTGCGCGCACGCGGCCTGGCCGGCAGGTGGAGGACGACGTGAGCAACGAGGTCGTCCGGCGGGCCCGAGGCGCCGTCGCGGCACTGGTCCTGGCCGGGTTGGTCGTGGCGCCCTGGGTGGTCGACGACTACACCACGGCGATCCTCGCCCGGACGCTGGCGCTGGCCCTGGTCGGGGTGAGCGTGGCCCTGCTCACCGGTGTCGCTGGCCTGCCGACCCTCGGCCAGACCGCGCCGTACGCCGCGGGCGCCTACGCGTGCGCCGTGGTCGGCAGCCGGGTCTCCGACGTCGGCGTCGTGCAGCTCGCGGTCGCGGCGGGCGCCGGGGCGGTGCTGGCCGCGCTCACCGTGCCGCTGGTCGTGCACGCCCGGGGGGTGGTCGTCCTGATGATCACCCTGGCGATCGGTGAACTCGCCGTCGTCGTCCTCGGTCGGTGGCGGTCGGTGACCGGTGGCACGGACGGGTTGGCCGGCATCGCCGCGGTCCGCCCCTTCTGGGGGCTCCCGCCCCTCGCCGACGACCAGTCCCGGTACCTGTACGCCCTGGTCGTCACGGCCACGCTGGTCGGCGCGGTGCTGGTGCTGCTGCGTACCCGGGCCGGGCTGCTGCTGCGGGCCGGCCGGGACGACGAGGCGCGGCTGCGGGCCAGCGGGCACCGGGTGCCCCTGTACCTGTCCGGCGCGCACGTCGCCGGCGGGGCGATCGCCGGTGCCGCCGGCTCGCTCCTGGTCGTCGCCCAGCAGTACATCTCCCCCGCCGACTTCGGCTTCGACACGTCGGCGCTGCTGCTGCTCGGTGTCGTCATCGGTGGCACCGCCTCGGTGGGCGGCGCCCTGGTCGGGGCGGCGCTGGTCATCGCCGCCCGGGACTGGTTGTTCGGCCTGCTGCCGGGGCATGCGCCGCTGGTGCTGGGCCTGCTGTTCGTGGCCACTGTCTACCTGCTGCCCACCGGCGTCAACCGGGCCCGCAGCCGGCGGCTCCGCCCGCCGGAGGCTCCGTCACACCAGCCCGCCGCCGTCGAGCAGGCCGCCGTCCCGGAGCTGCGCCGATGACCGGCCTGCTCGAAGCCCACTGTGTCACCGTGCGGTACGGCTCGCTCGCCGCGCTCGACAGCGTGGACCTGTGCGTCCACGACGGTCAGCGGCACGCGTTGATCGGCCCGAACGGCGCCGGCAAGACGACGCTGCTCAACGTGATCGGCGGGTCCACGAGACCGCAGCGCGGCACGGTGCGCTTCGACGGGCGCGACGTCGGCCGGTGGGGACCGGCGGCCCGCGCCCGACAGGGCATCAACCGCATCCACCAACGTCCCGCGGTCTTCCCGACGTTGACCGCGACGGAGAACATCGTGGTCGCGGCGTTGCCGCGGGTCATTCCACGGCGCAGATGGTGGCCCGGCGGACGTCGCCGCATCGCGTACCACAGGGCGGGCGCGCTCCTGGACCAGATGGGCCTCGCCGACGTCGCGGCGGTGCCCGCCGGGCACCTCGCACACGGGCAACGGCGTCAGTTGGAGATCGCGATGGCCCTTGCCGGTCGCCCCCGCCTGCTGCTCCTCGACGAACCGGCCGCCGGACTGTCCGCCGTCGAGGTCGGCCGCCTGGCCGAGATGCTGCGGACGCTGCCCAGGGCGGTCGCCCTACTCCTGGTCGAACATCGACTGGACCTGGTGTACGCCCTCTCCGACACGGTCACCGTGCTGCGCGACGGTCGAACCCTGGCCGCCGGCACGCCGGACGAGATCCGAACCTCGCCGCTGGTGCGGCGGGCCTACGCCGACGGGGTGGCCTGATGCTGTCCGTGGATCGTCTGTGCGCCGGCTACGCCGGAGGGACCGTGCTGCACGAGGTCAGCCTGCGGGTACGCCCCGGCAGCATCCAGGCCGTGGTGGGTCGCAACGGGGCGGGCAAGAGCACACTCGTGCACACCATCGCCGGGCTGGTGCGCGCCTCCAGTGGTCGCATCGAGGTCGGCGGGGTGCACCTCGCCGGCCGGCAGCCGCACCGCATCGCCCAGTCCGGCGTCGGTCTCGTCCCGCAGGGCCGACGGGTCTTCTCCCGGTTGACGGTGGCCGAGCACCTGCACCTGGCGGCAGCGCCGTGGCGGGCCCCCGCCTCCGGTGGTGCGGGCTGGACGGTGGCCCGGACCCTCGACCTGCTGCCTCGGTTGGCGGCACGGCTACGACACCGCGGCTGTGAACTGTCCGGAGGTGAGCAGCAGATGCTCGCCATCGCCCGGGCGCTGCTCGGCCAACCACGGGTGCTGCTCCTCGACGAGCCGTGCGAGGGCCTGTCGCCCGACCTGGCGGCGCGGGTTCGCGAACTCGTCAACGGCCTCGCCGCCGACGGCTTGACCGTGCTGCTCGTGGAACAGCAACTCCAGCATGCGATCGAGATGGCGGACCGGGTGGCGGTGCTCGAATACGGCCGGGTGGTCTACGACCGACCGACGGCCGAGGCCCGCGTCGACCCCGCCCCGCTGGCGGCGATGGTGAGCGTCGCCGCCGCCCCCGTGCCACGGCCACCCAACCGGTCGGCCCCCCGGCTCTGGGCCGACACCCCCACGTCACCCGACCCCTCGGAGAGGTAGACACCGATGGCAACCGCTACGAGCGATGGCACGTACACCTTCGACAACGGTCAACCGGAGGCCGTTCCCCAGATGCACGCCCTGGAGTCCTTCCTGGACCCGATCACGACACGCCGACTCGCCCGACCGGTGCTGCAACCGGGCGCGACCTGCTGGGAGGTCGGCGCGGGCGGCGGCTCGATGGCCCGGCGGATCGCCCGCGCGGTCGGCGACGACGGGTCCGTCCTCGCCACCGACATCGACACCACACATCTGGTGGCCGAGGGCAACCTGCACGTACGCCGACACGACGTCCGGACCGAACCGGCACCCGGGGACGCGTACGACCTGATCCACGCCCGGCTGGTGTTGCTGCACCTCCCCGAGCGACGGCGGGTCCTGCGTACGCTGACCGGCGCGTTGGCTCCGGGTGGGTGGCTGGTGGTCGAGGAGTTCGACTGCACCGCGACGCCACGGGTGCTGACCGCGCCGAGTGACGACGCCGCGAAACTCTTCGGGCAGGTGATGGACGCCATGATGGGCGTCCTGGAGGACCACGGCGCCGACCTGGGCTGGGCGCAGGACGTGCACACCGAGATGGCCCTCGCCGGCCTCACCGAGCTGGACACCATCACCCACTCGCAGAGCTGGGCAGGTGGCTCGACCGGCGCGTCGCTCTACGAGACGAACTCCCGCCAGTTGGAACCGGACCTGCTCGCCGCCGGGTTGTCGCCGAACCAACTGAACGCGTTCCGGCGGCTGGTCCGTGACCCCGGGTTCGCCGTCATGTCGTACCACTTCGTCTCCACGCGGGGCCGCCTGCCGCAGTGAGCAGACAGACCACCGCATGGAGAGCGGTCGCGCCGTCCGTAGCTCCCGCCGCAGCACGCCCCCCGCTGAGCCGGACAGCTCTCCGACGGCGTCGACCGCAACCGGCCGGGTTCCTGACAAGGAGCCCGGCCGGTCCGTGCGCGAGCCGGTCCCCGCCGGCTGCGGTCCGGGCGCTAGATCATTCGGCGCCGAATCCGCCACACCACCACTCCGATCAGGACCGCTGCGACGGCGACGAACAGGGTCGCCTCGATGAGCTGGAACGTCCAGAACCGCTCGGCCGGGTGGTAGACCCCGAACTGCTGGACGCCCCGCGCGTGCAGGAAGTGGTTGAGGTTGGTGCCGGCCCGGTTGGCGGCGTCCTCCAGCTCGTAGTATTCGGTCGAGCTCAGCCTGCGCCCGGTGGCGTCTGCGTAGCCGTGTTCGATAACCCAGTCCGCGAAGCCGGAAACCGGCCGGCGCCCCGCCTGGTCCTTGCCGACGGGGATCGGTTCCATGGTGGTGAGCGGGGTGGCGTACGCGGGCCGGGCCAACAGCGCCACCGACATCCGGGCGGCGAGGAACGCCCCGAACGCGACGCCGAACGCGGGCAGGCTGCGCCGCAGGATCGCCCCGGCGGCGGTGGCGACGCCGAAGGCGAACAGCGCGTACGCCACCGGGACGAGTCCTTCCAGGTCGAAGGCGTCGTACTGGAACCGCCCCTCCCACGCGTCGAACGGCTGGCGGAACCAGGTGAGCACCGCGGTGAACAACCCGGTGAGCGCGACGGTGACGCCGGCCAGCGCCGCGAGCTTGGCCGCCAGCCAGCGCATCCGCGGCACGGCCTGCGTCCAGGCGAGCTGCCAGGTGCCGTCCTCCAGTTCGCGGGCGAGCAGCGGCGCACCGAGGAACGCGCCGATG
Coding sequences within:
- a CDS encoding ABC transporter substrate-binding protein, translating into MPLTTPGRSRALTAALLAVVLTGSAACGDDAPGTSAGGSIKIGLLASLSGTYQAVGTEIRDGFQLYLDTHDGKLGGRQVDLVVADEGNGAQTAVPAATKLLKQDRVSVLTGIVGGGSVAGVVPLLEETKVPLVGSNGRPELKDVSRVWHTSYLSDEPGAAIAQHVRDNVKGSVYAIGPDYQGGWDELRGFTDAFGKIGGKLANADGKTTFTPFPATTNFTPYFARIKASGASAVFTFYAGSAAVDFVKQYAQSEIKDIPLYAAGFLTEGGVLNAQGDAARGIYSVLNYSPDLDNAENRAFVAAWKSKHDGSPTTYALASYDAAAVLDRAIGAAGNDPTPEAINTAIGQLGQIASPRGTWQFSTSTHSPVQKWYLRQVRQDGRALSNTVVGDLATVGR
- a CDS encoding branched-chain amino acid ABC transporter permease — translated: MAVAAGTNRIDPYLIPALDGVAYGLLVFVAASGLVFCFGVANILNLAHGMLYAIGGYTAAALLDGGWASLSLALGVGVLAAAAAGVLLAGLLTPVATGDHLGQALLTFGVALAGGSLLVAGFGPDDPQVRVPAALEGSVVVAGHRYAAYRLVFIVVAAVIAVALYLMVRRTRAGMLVRAAVDDAEMVACLGVSPARIRAGVLAAAGALAGAAGVLGAPIIGPGTDTADTVLLLSLVVVVLGGLGSMGGTLLAALAIGEIQTLGVALLPSAAPFLLFAAMAAVLAVRARGLAGRWRTT
- a CDS encoding branched-chain amino acid ABC transporter permease, giving the protein MSNEVVRRARGAVAALVLAGLVVAPWVVDDYTTAILARTLALALVGVSVALLTGVAGLPTLGQTAPYAAGAYACAVVGSRVSDVGVVQLAVAAGAGAVLAALTVPLVVHARGVVVLMITLAIGELAVVVLGRWRSVTGGTDGLAGIAAVRPFWGLPPLADDQSRYLYALVVTATLVGAVLVLLRTRAGLLLRAGRDDEARLRASGHRVPLYLSGAHVAGGAIAGAAGSLLVVAQQYISPADFGFDTSALLLLGVVIGGTASVGGALVGAALVIAARDWLFGLLPGHAPLVLGLLFVATVYLLPTGVNRARSRRLRPPEAPSHQPAAVEQAAVPELRR
- a CDS encoding ABC transporter ATP-binding protein, translated to MTGLLEAHCVTVRYGSLAALDSVDLCVHDGQRHALIGPNGAGKTTLLNVIGGSTRPQRGTVRFDGRDVGRWGPAARARQGINRIHQRPAVFPTLTATENIVVAALPRVIPRRRWWPGGRRRIAYHRAGALLDQMGLADVAAVPAGHLAHGQRRQLEIAMALAGRPRLLLLDEPAAGLSAVEVGRLAEMLRTLPRAVALLLVEHRLDLVYALSDTVTVLRDGRTLAAGTPDEIRTSPLVRRAYADGVA
- a CDS encoding ABC transporter ATP-binding protein — its product is MLSVDRLCAGYAGGTVLHEVSLRVRPGSIQAVVGRNGAGKSTLVHTIAGLVRASSGRIEVGGVHLAGRQPHRIAQSGVGLVPQGRRVFSRLTVAEHLHLAAAPWRAPASGGAGWTVARTLDLLPRLAARLRHRGCELSGGEQQMLAIARALLGQPRVLLLDEPCEGLSPDLAARVRELVNGLAADGLTVLLVEQQLQHAIEMADRVAVLEYGRVVYDRPTAEARVDPAPLAAMVSVAAAPVPRPPNRSAPRLWADTPTSPDPSER
- a CDS encoding methyltransferase, yielding MATATSDGTYTFDNGQPEAVPQMHALESFLDPITTRRLARPVLQPGATCWEVGAGGGSMARRIARAVGDDGSVLATDIDTTHLVAEGNLHVRRHDVRTEPAPGDAYDLIHARLVLLHLPERRRVLRTLTGALAPGGWLVVEEFDCTATPRVLTAPSDDAAKLFGQVMDAMMGVLEDHGADLGWAQDVHTEMALAGLTELDTITHSQSWAGGSTGASLYETNSRQLEPDLLAAGLSPNQLNAFRRLVRDPGFAVMSYHFVSTRGRLPQ
- a CDS encoding ABC transporter permease subunit, producing the protein MTWLIWRQHRTEVCVLGLLVGLFGIALLVLGTQAHDLFPGGPARCAGAAGITEDCAASFRRLDEEYGNVENLLAAFYLVPVVIGAFLGAPLLARELEDGTWQLAWTQAVPRMRWLAAKLAALAGVTVALTGLFTAVLTWFRQPFDAWEGRFQYDAFDLEGLVPVAYALFAFGVATAAGAILRRSLPAFGVAFGAFLAARMSVALLARPAYATPLTTMEPIPVGKDQAGRRPVSGFADWVIEHGYADATGRRLSSTEYYELEDAANRAGTNLNHFLHARGVQQFGVYHPAERFWTFQLIEATLFVAVAAVLIGVVVWRIRRRMI